One segment of Eschrichtius robustus isolate mEscRob2 chromosome 3, mEscRob2.pri, whole genome shotgun sequence DNA contains the following:
- the TMEM53 gene encoding transmembrane protein 53 isoform X1: MASAQLDYTIEIPDQPCRSQENSPNQGGKEAGTRQPLVILLGWGGCKDKNLAKYSAIYHKRGCIVIRYTAPWHMVFFSESLGIPSLRVLAQKLLELLFDYEVEKEPLLFHVFSNAGVMLYRYVLELLQTHRRFCHLRVVGTIFDSGPGDGNLLGALRALAAILEHRPAALRLLLLMAFALVAVLFHVLLAPLTSLFHTHFYDRLLDAASRWPELYLYSRADEVVLARDVERMVEARLAHRVLVHSVDFVSSAHVSHLRDYPTYYTSLCVNFMRSCVQC; encoded by the exons AGAACAGCCCCAACCAAGGCGGGAAGGAGGCGGGGACTCGACAGCCTTTGGTGATTCTCTTGGGCTGGGGTGGCTGCAAGGACAAGAACCTGGCTAAATACAGCGCCATCTACCACAAAAGG gGCTGCATCGTGATCCGATACACAGCCCCCTGGCACATGGTCTTCTTCTCCGAGTCCCTGGGCATCCCTTCACTTCGTGTCTTGGCCCAGAAGCTGCTTGAGCTGCTCTTTGATTACGAGGTTGAGAAGGAGCCCCTGCTCTTCCACGTCTTCAGCAACGCCGGCGTCATGCTGTACCGATACGTGCTGGAGCTCCTGCAGACCCACCGGCGCTTCTGCCACCTGCGTGTGGTGGGCACCATCTTTGACAGCGGTCCTGGCGACGGCAACCTGCTGGGGGCTCTGAGGGCGCTGGCAGCCATCCTGGAGCACCGGCCTGCCGCGCTGCGCCTGCTGCTCCTGATGGCCTTTGCCCTGGTGGCAGTCCTGTTCCACGTCCTGCTGGCGCCGCTCACTTCCCTCTTCCACACCCACTTCTATGACAGGCTGCTCGACGCAGCCTCTCGCTGGCCCGAGCTCTACCTCTACTCCAGGGCCGACGAGGTGGTCCTGGCCAGGGACGTGGAGCGCATGGTGGAGGCACGCCTGGCGCACCGGGTTCTGGTGCACTCTGTGGACTTTGTGTCATCTGCACACGTCAGCCATCTCCGCGACTACCCTACTTACTACACGAGCCTCTGTGTCAACTTCATGCGCAGCTGCGTCCAGTGCTGA
- the TMEM53 gene encoding transmembrane protein 53 isoform X2 has product MVFFSESLGIPSLRVLAQKLLELLFDYEVEKEPLLFHVFSNAGVMLYRYVLELLQTHRRFCHLRVVGTIFDSGPGDGNLLGALRALAAILEHRPAALRLLLLMAFALVAVLFHVLLAPLTSLFHTHFYDRLLDAASRWPELYLYSRADEVVLARDVERMVEARLAHRVLVHSVDFVSSAHVSHLRDYPTYYTSLCVNFMRSCVQC; this is encoded by the coding sequence ATGGTCTTCTTCTCCGAGTCCCTGGGCATCCCTTCACTTCGTGTCTTGGCCCAGAAGCTGCTTGAGCTGCTCTTTGATTACGAGGTTGAGAAGGAGCCCCTGCTCTTCCACGTCTTCAGCAACGCCGGCGTCATGCTGTACCGATACGTGCTGGAGCTCCTGCAGACCCACCGGCGCTTCTGCCACCTGCGTGTGGTGGGCACCATCTTTGACAGCGGTCCTGGCGACGGCAACCTGCTGGGGGCTCTGAGGGCGCTGGCAGCCATCCTGGAGCACCGGCCTGCCGCGCTGCGCCTGCTGCTCCTGATGGCCTTTGCCCTGGTGGCAGTCCTGTTCCACGTCCTGCTGGCGCCGCTCACTTCCCTCTTCCACACCCACTTCTATGACAGGCTGCTCGACGCAGCCTCTCGCTGGCCCGAGCTCTACCTCTACTCCAGGGCCGACGAGGTGGTCCTGGCCAGGGACGTGGAGCGCATGGTGGAGGCACGCCTGGCGCACCGGGTTCTGGTGCACTCTGTGGACTTTGTGTCATCTGCACACGTCAGCCATCTCCGCGACTACCCTACTTACTACACGAGCCTCTGTGTCAACTTCATGCGCAGCTGCGTCCAGTGCTGA